Proteins from one Pseudomonas bijieensis genomic window:
- the rpsI gene encoding 30S ribosomal protein S9 — protein MSATQNYGTGRRKTATARVFLRPGTGNISINNRSLDNFFGRETARMVVRQPLELTETVEKFDIYVTVIGGGVSGQAGAIRHGITRALMDYDETLRSALRKAGFVTRDAREVERKKVGLRKARKRPQYSKR, from the coding sequence ATGTCGGCGACTCAAAATTACGGCACTGGCCGTCGCAAGACTGCAACCGCACGCGTTTTCCTGCGTCCGGGCACTGGTAACATCTCCATCAACAACCGCTCCCTGGATAACTTCTTCGGCCGCGAAACTGCCCGCATGGTAGTTCGTCAGCCGCTGGAACTGACCGAGACCGTCGAAAAATTCGACATCTACGTCACCGTTATCGGTGGTGGTGTAAGTGGTCAAGCTGGCGCAATCCGCCACGGCATCACTCGCGCCCTGATGGACTACGACGAGACTCTGCGTAGTGCTCTGCGCAAAGCCGGCTTCGTAACTCGCGATGCTCGCGAAGTTGAACGTAAGAAAGTCGGTCTGCGTAAAGCGCGTAAGCGTCCGCAGTAC